One Setaria viridis chromosome 7, Setaria_viridis_v4.0, whole genome shotgun sequence genomic region harbors:
- the LOC117865107 gene encoding G-type lectin S-receptor-like serine/threonine-protein kinase At2g19130, whose protein sequence is MPLIPTLCGFLLFLYILPCCAAKDTITPGQALVGSEKLISSNGKFALGFFQTGSKSSQNTLNWYLGIWFNRVPKLTQVWVANGDNPLTDQTSSELKISDNGNLVIFSRATNSMVWSTQANTTTNNTVAILLNNGNLILQNSTNSSDVLWQSFDYPTDTFLPGAKLGWDKVTGLNRRLVSRKNSIDLAPGRYCEELDPGGANQYIITSLNFSIPYWFSGVWNGQYFPSVPEMAGPFLFNFTFVNNDQEQYFTYDLLDERTVTHHLLDVSGRTKTFVWLESSQKWLMSYAQPKAQCDVYAVCGPFTVCNDNELLFCNCMRGFSIRSPKDWELDDRTSGCMRDTPLDCVSNKSTGSSTDKFYSIPCVRLPPNAYNIEAATSADKCGTVCLNNCSCTAYSYGNGGCLVWHDELLNVKQQQCNDVTDTGGGTLYLRLSAKEEQNQKSGARRTVIAIGLAVSFAILFSLALVLMIWWNKRKRYSFTWNNAQGGNGIVPFRYTDLQHATKNFSEKLGEGGFGSVFKGSLHESTTIAVKRLDGAYQGEKQFRAEVSSIGLIQHINLIKLIGFCCSSDSKLLVYEYMPHRSLDIHLFAGDAQILNWSTRYQIALGIARGLAYLHESCRDCIIHCDVKPQNILLDESFTPKIADFGMAKFLGRDFSRALTTIRGTIGYLAPEWIGGGAITPKVDVYSYGMLLFEIVSGRRNSHIERNDDTYFPVQVASKLLVGDVGSLVDHKLHGDFNLKEAERACKVACWCIQDNETDRPTMGEVFQILEGLIELDIPPMPRLLQAIAGGSHSA, encoded by the coding sequence ATGCCTCTAATCCCCACCCTTTGTGGATTTCTCTTGTTCCTATACATCCTACCATGCTGTGCTGCCAAAGACACCATCACACCTGGTCAAGCACTTGTCGGCAGTGAGAAGCTCATCTCCAGCAATGGCAAGTTTGCACTCGGATTCTTCCAGACAGGCAGTAAGTCCTCCCAAAACACCCTGAACTGGTACCTAGGTATTTGGTTCAACAGAGTTCCAAAATTAACTCAAGTATGGGTTGCGAATGGTGACAACCCACTCACTGATCAGACTTCATCTGAGCTTAAAATCTCTGATAATGGCAACCTTGTCATCTTCAGCAGAGCCACCAACTCCATGGTCTGGTCCACACAAGCAAATACCACAACCAACAACACCGTAGCTATACTATTGAACAATGGAAACCTCATTCTACAGAACTCCACAAACTCATCTGATGTATTATGGCAGAGCTTTGACTATCCCACAGATACTTTCCTCCCTGGTGCAAAACTTGGTTGGGACAAGGTTACAGGTCTGAACCGCCGTCTTGTTTCTAGGAAGAACTCGATCGACCTAGCTCCTGGAAGATATTGTGAGGAGTTAGACCCAGGTGGTGCTAATCAGTATATCATTACATCATTGAACTTTTCGATACCATATTGGTTCAGCGGGGTATGGAACGGCCAATACTTTCCCTCAGTGCCCGAGATGGCAGgaccttttcttttcaattttaCATTTGTCAACAATGACCAAGAGCAGTACTTCACATACGACTTACTAGATGAAAGAACGGTTACCCATCATTTATTGGATGTCTCAGGTCGAACAAAGACATTTGTTTGGCTTGAGAGCTCACAGAAATGGTTAATGAGCTACGCTCAACCCAAAGCTCAGTGTGATGTCTATGCTGTATGTGGGCCTTTCACAGTTTGTAATGATAATGAACTTCTTTTCTGCAACTGCATGAGGGGTTTCTCCATAAGATCGCCAAAGGATTGGGAGCTAGATGATCGAACAAGTGGATGCATGAGAGATACTCCATTAGATTGTGTTAGCAACAAAAGCACAGGAAGTTCAACCGACAAATTCTATTCTATACCATGTGTTAGGCTACCTCCTAACGCCTACAACATAGAAGCTGCAACCAGTGCAGATAAATGTGGAACAGTTTGCTTAAATAATTGCTCATGCACTGCATATTCCTATGGCAATGGAGGGTGCTTAGTCTGGCACGACGAATTACTCAATGTAAAACAGCAGCAGTGTAATGACGTAACTGATACTGGTGGAGGAACTCTATACCTTCGCCTTTCTGCGAAAGAGGAGCAAAATCAGAAAAGCGGTGCAAGAAGAACGGTGATTGCCATTGGCCTTGCTGTAAGCTTTGCCATCTTGTTTTCTCTGGCACTGGTACTAATGATTTGGTGGAACAAGAGGAAAAGGTATAGCTTCACATGGAACAACGCTCAAGGTGGTAATGGAATTGTTCCATTTAGATATACTGATTTGCAGCATGCAACTAAAAATTTCTCAGAAAAGCTAGGAGAAGGTGGCTTTGGTTCAGTATTCAAGGGATCTCTGCATGAATCGACAACCATAGCAGTAAAAAGACTCGATGGTGCATATCAAGGAGAGAAACAATTCAGGGCTGAAGTAAGCTCAATTGGGCTTATCCAACATATAAATTTAATTAAGCTAATTGGCTTCTGTTGCAGCAGCGATAGCAAATTGCTTGTCTATGAATATATGCCGCATCGCTCCCTTGACATTCATTTATTCGCAGGTGATGCTCAAATCTTGAACTGGAGTACTAGGTATCAAATAGCTCTAGGAATTGCTAGAGGACTAGCCTATTTGCATGAGAGCTGTCGAGATTGCATTATACACTGTGACGTTAAACCTCAAAACATACTTCTAGATGAATCATTCACCCCCAAAATTGCAGACTTTGGAATGGCAAAGTTTTTAGGAAGGGATTTCAGCAGGGCTTTAACTACAATAAGAGGAACCATAGGATATCTTGCACCTGAATGGATTGGTGGAGGGGCCATCACACCGAAAGTTGACGTTTACAGCTATGGAATGCTTTTGTTCGAAATTGTTTCAGGGAGGAGGAACTCACATATTGAACGTAATGATGATACTTATTTCCCTGTGCAAGTTGCAAGTAAGCTTCTTGTCGGAGATGTTGGAAGCTTGGTGGATCACAAATTGCATGGCGATTTCAATCTAAAGGAAGCCGAAAGGGCTTGTAAGGTTGCTTGTTGGTGCATCCAAGACAATGAGACCGATCGACCGACGATGGGTGAAGTGTTTCAGATACTTGAGGGTTTAATAGAACTTGACATTCCTCCAATGCCAAGACTACTCCAAGCTATTGCAGGAGGCTCTCATTCAGCATGA